Proteins co-encoded in one Juglans regia cultivar Chandler chromosome 16, Walnut 2.0, whole genome shotgun sequence genomic window:
- the LOC109017614 gene encoding uncharacterized protein LOC109017614, with product MTAPNMATITASLERSLQNCSLNDQTRSGTGAGLGVGGSSSSSDETPDNHLPNSDTSLELNSHMSLPYHWEQCLDLKTGEVYYINWRNGMKAKGDPRITQEYSGDFYSEDDSSYDSEESSSESSPSSSREHYRVEKDHKDHVLVVAGCKSCLMYFMVPKKVEDCPKCSGQLLHFDRSENGSP from the exons ATGACAGCTCCAAACATGGCGACCATCACTGCTTCTTTAGAGAGGTCTCTTCAGAACTGTTCGCTAAACGACCAAACAAGAAGTGGTACGGGCGCAGGTTTAGGCGTAGGAGGGTCGTCTTCAAGCTCAGACGAGACACCGGATAATCATCTCCCTAACTCCGACACCTCCTTAGAGCTCAACTCCCATATGTCCCTCCCTTACCACTGGGAACAATGCCTCGATTTAAAG ACAGGGGAGGTTTACTATATAAACTGGAGGAACGGCATGAAAGCAAAAGGCGATCCAAGGATAACACAAGAATACAGTGGAGATTTCTACTCAGAAGACGATAGCTCATATGATAGCGAGGAGTCTTCCTCGGAgtcctctccctcttcctctagAGAGCATTACCGGGTAGAGAAAGATCATAAAGACCATGTTTTGGTTGTGGCCGGGTGCAAGAGCTGTCTCATGTATTTCATGGTGCCCAAAAAGGTAGAAGATTGCCCCAAATGTAGCGGTCAACTTCTCCACTTTGATCGATCCGAAAATGGATCTCCGTGA